The Temnothorax longispinosus isolate EJ_2023e chromosome 4, Tlon_JGU_v1, whole genome shotgun sequence genome has a window encoding:
- the Lint-o gene encoding uncharacterized protein Lint-o isoform X2, with translation MPSRAMRVCLSRKLSFSRRTWVPERPGEIIINPDIGAVIVSNVGRRHPRQRGGRTVLVEERLAARRPAESRGRGRGRGRGRGRGGSDRARGSVAPRISIRMTKMQEDPVQAAPRITHEDHILEAIDQLRRRKARPDADRICNYLLRNYAVDARDTIADLHRLIEVEKVIQVDYKGNTSYRNAKKWTRLQLFKNRPEGFLKEKLNTGMVSSAVSELVVEEPDYLDQGVPACRLIEHLLDGVSSPTSRRVVEEFLGREVASGNLARLSNGNYSLVATSDMTTDATQSRRGGAADTQPSSSAAVACALENGNATQRRVGKVAATNGTVTNGTNGLTPKVAKTTAAATATATATATSTAAELYEFNETDNLTDTTSNNTSRSSSRQANDSPKLEQQLQQQQDCVKKEECYEVSGDKNDAERGGSASPPTVEVTCNGGGDDGGDGVVVDGGQQERNSPEVAAPTSTTVENDVKEEPKSNDVQKTTSNLKRSVKAERKQRLFARTDDRMDIEIKFEDYQQSGKDEREKREETGQRSSEDREDEDAGRSSSTNTSPTPSNVNNTSGFRSARRKRARKVFDPSDNNLVKRKRGRPGNNKNLLMQDSQDSVTKPTVKDGPCRQCSLCAKEKLEALVACRDCTVRAHPSCIYSPEELLQKANSNWQCERCKTCTVCCETSDAGPLVTCYSCDDAYHYFCHTSRVTIKSNSKWYCNECTQKQQCKTTDSQNTNSVNGTSRPDSPSSTTILPPVLSPQVSPTRGSSDQMEDDGPKGPIDLNIPDARSWTSEQVYQYFARLFPKEAEVFRQQEIDGHALLMMSRKDVLCGLNLLLGPALKIFRHVLKLQFRRDDPELYWQ, from the exons ATGCCTTCGCGAGCGATGCGTGTGTGTCTTTCCcgaaaattatctttctcgAGAAGAACTTGG GTCCCGGAGCGCCCAGGTGAGATCATTATCAATCCGGACATCGGAGCTGTGATCGTGAGCAACGTGGGTCGTCGTCATCCCCGGCAACGAGGAGGCAGGACGGTGTTGGTCGAGGAGCGGttagcggcgcggcggccggcCGAATCGCGAGGGCGAGGGCGCGGGAGAGGgcgaggaagagggagaggagggAGCGATAGAGCGAGAGGCAGCGTCGCGCCCCGTATATCGATACGAATGACGAAGATGCAGGAGGACCCGGTGCAGGCGGCGCCGCGGATCACGCACGAGGACCACATACTCGAGGCGATCGATCAGCTCCGTCGGCGCAAAGCGCGCCCGGATGCCGATCGCATCTGCAACTATCTCCTACGGAACTACGCGGTGGACGCGCGCGACACGATCGCCGATCTTCATCGGCTGATCGAGGTCGAGAAGGTGATCCAGGTCGATTACAAGGGTAACACCAGTTACCGCAACGCGAAGAAGTGGACGCGGCTGCAGCTCTTCAAGAATCGACCGGAGGGCTTCCTCAAGGAGAAACTCAACACGGGCATGGTATCGAGCGCGGTCTCCGAGCTCGTGGTCGAGGAGCCCGATTACCTTGACCAGGGCGTCCCGGCCTGTCGCCTGATCGAGCATCTCCTCGACGGCGTCTCGAGcccgacgtcgcgtcgcgtggTCGAGGAGTTTCTCGGTCGGGAGGTCGCGAGCGGCAATCTCGCGCGCCTGTCCAACGGCAATTACTCGCTGGTGGCGACGTCCGACATGACGACGGACGCGACACAGTCGcgacgcggcggcgcggcCGACACGCAGCCGTCCTCCTCCGCGGCGGTCGCCTGCGCCCTGGAGAACGGCAACGCGACGCAACGGCGTGTCGGTAAGGTGGCTGCTACCAACGGCACCGTCACCAATGgcaccaacggcttaacgccCAAGGTGGCCAAGACAACGGCAGCGGCGACGGCCACGGCCACGGCAACGGCAACGTCCACCGCGGCGGAGCTCTACGAGTTCAACGAGACGGATAACCTTACCGACACCACGTCCAACAACACGTCGCGATCGTCCTCGCGGCAGGCCAACGACAGTCCGAAACTGGAACAGCAActgcagcagcagcaggaTTGTGTCAAAAAGGAGGAATGCTACGAGGTCAGCGGCGACAAGAACGACGCCGAGCGCGGCGGCAGCGCGTCGCCGCCGACCGTCGAGGTGACGtgcaacggcggcggcgacgacggcggcgacggcgtcgtcgtcgacggTGGCCAACAGGAACGCAATTCCCCGGAGGTGGCAGCGCCGACGTCGACAACCGTGGAGAACGATGTCAAGGAGGAACCAAAGAGCAACGATGTCCAGAAGACGACGTCTAACCTTAAGAGGTCCGTCAAGGCCGAGCGTAAGCAGCGCCTGTTCGCGAGGACGGACGACCGTATGGACATCGAGATCAAGTTCGAGGACTACCAGCAGAGCGGCAAGGACGAGCGGGAGAAGCGCGAGGAAACTGGACAACGGTCCAGCGAGGATCGCGAGGACGAGGACGCCGGTAGGAGCTCGTCGACGAACACGTCCCCGACTCCGTCCAACGTAAACAACACTAGTGGATTCCGTAGCGCCAGGCGGAAG AGAGCCAGAAAAGTATTTGATCCTTCGGATAACAACCTGGTAAAGCGCAAACGAGGTAGACcaggtaataataaaaatttgttgatgCAAGACTCTCAGGATTCGGTTACTAAGCCAACTGTCAAAGACGGACCGTGCAGGCAGTGCAGCCTGTGTGCCAAAGAGAAACTGGAGGCTCTCGTAGCTTGCAGGGATTGTACAGTGCGAG CACATCCGAGTTGCATTTACAGTCCAGAGGAGTTACTACAGAAAGCTAATAGCAATTGGCAGTGCGAGCGCTGTAAAACCTGTACCGTATGCTGCGAGACCTCCGACGCT GGTCCATTAGTGACGTGTTATAGCTGCGACGATGCCTATCACTATTTCTGTCACACGTCTCGCGTCACGATAAAATCGAACTCCAAATGGTATTGCAACGAGTGCACGCAGAAACAGCAGTGCAAGACGACCGACAGTCAGAACACTAATTCGGTCAACGGAACAAGCAGACCGGACAGCCCGTCCAGTACAACTATTTTACCGCCGGTTCTGAGTCCGCAGGTTTCTCCTACGAGGGGTTCCTCCGATCAGATGGAAGACGATGGTCCTAAAGGACCCATCGATCTGAATATTCCCGACGCGAGGAGTTGGACTTCCGAGCAAGTGTATCAATATTTTGCTAGATTGTTTCCCAAAGAAGCCGAAGTCTTCCGACAGCAG GAGATAGACGGCCACGCGCTTTTAATGATGAGTCGAAAGGATGTTTTGTGCGGACTTAATTTACTGCTCGGCCCTGCCCTGAAGATATTCCGACACGTTTTGAAGCTTCAATTTCGTAGAGACGATCCCGAATTATATTGGCAATAA
- the Lint-o gene encoding uncharacterized protein Lint-o isoform X1 yields the protein MTVAVAMALVAVARVKDDEGETRFPTSLVPERPGEIIINPDIGAVIVSNVGRRHPRQRGGRTVLVEERLAARRPAESRGRGRGRGRGRGRGGSDRARGSVAPRISIRMTKMQEDPVQAAPRITHEDHILEAIDQLRRRKARPDADRICNYLLRNYAVDARDTIADLHRLIEVEKVIQVDYKGNTSYRNAKKWTRLQLFKNRPEGFLKEKLNTGMVSSAVSELVVEEPDYLDQGVPACRLIEHLLDGVSSPTSRRVVEEFLGREVASGNLARLSNGNYSLVATSDMTTDATQSRRGGAADTQPSSSAAVACALENGNATQRRVGKVAATNGTVTNGTNGLTPKVAKTTAAATATATATATSTAAELYEFNETDNLTDTTSNNTSRSSSRQANDSPKLEQQLQQQQDCVKKEECYEVSGDKNDAERGGSASPPTVEVTCNGGGDDGGDGVVVDGGQQERNSPEVAAPTSTTVENDVKEEPKSNDVQKTTSNLKRSVKAERKQRLFARTDDRMDIEIKFEDYQQSGKDEREKREETGQRSSEDREDEDAGRSSSTNTSPTPSNVNNTSGFRSARRKRARKVFDPSDNNLVKRKRGRPGNNKNLLMQDSQDSVTKPTVKDGPCRQCSLCAKEKLEALVACRDCTVRAHPSCIYSPEELLQKANSNWQCERCKTCTVCCETSDAGPLVTCYSCDDAYHYFCHTSRVTIKSNSKWYCNECTQKQQCKTTDSQNTNSVNGTSRPDSPSSTTILPPVLSPQVSPTRGSSDQMEDDGPKGPIDLNIPDARSWTSEQVYQYFARLFPKEAEVFRQQEIDGHALLMMSRKDVLCGLNLLLGPALKIFRHVLKLQFRRDDPELYWQ from the exons ATGACGGTGGCGGTGGCGATGGCACTGGTGGCAGTGGCGCGCGTGAAAGACGACGAGGGCGAGACGCGTTTCCCGACAAGTTTG GTCCCGGAGCGCCCAGGTGAGATCATTATCAATCCGGACATCGGAGCTGTGATCGTGAGCAACGTGGGTCGTCGTCATCCCCGGCAACGAGGAGGCAGGACGGTGTTGGTCGAGGAGCGGttagcggcgcggcggccggcCGAATCGCGAGGGCGAGGGCGCGGGAGAGGgcgaggaagagggagaggagggAGCGATAGAGCGAGAGGCAGCGTCGCGCCCCGTATATCGATACGAATGACGAAGATGCAGGAGGACCCGGTGCAGGCGGCGCCGCGGATCACGCACGAGGACCACATACTCGAGGCGATCGATCAGCTCCGTCGGCGCAAAGCGCGCCCGGATGCCGATCGCATCTGCAACTATCTCCTACGGAACTACGCGGTGGACGCGCGCGACACGATCGCCGATCTTCATCGGCTGATCGAGGTCGAGAAGGTGATCCAGGTCGATTACAAGGGTAACACCAGTTACCGCAACGCGAAGAAGTGGACGCGGCTGCAGCTCTTCAAGAATCGACCGGAGGGCTTCCTCAAGGAGAAACTCAACACGGGCATGGTATCGAGCGCGGTCTCCGAGCTCGTGGTCGAGGAGCCCGATTACCTTGACCAGGGCGTCCCGGCCTGTCGCCTGATCGAGCATCTCCTCGACGGCGTCTCGAGcccgacgtcgcgtcgcgtggTCGAGGAGTTTCTCGGTCGGGAGGTCGCGAGCGGCAATCTCGCGCGCCTGTCCAACGGCAATTACTCGCTGGTGGCGACGTCCGACATGACGACGGACGCGACACAGTCGcgacgcggcggcgcggcCGACACGCAGCCGTCCTCCTCCGCGGCGGTCGCCTGCGCCCTGGAGAACGGCAACGCGACGCAACGGCGTGTCGGTAAGGTGGCTGCTACCAACGGCACCGTCACCAATGgcaccaacggcttaacgccCAAGGTGGCCAAGACAACGGCAGCGGCGACGGCCACGGCCACGGCAACGGCAACGTCCACCGCGGCGGAGCTCTACGAGTTCAACGAGACGGATAACCTTACCGACACCACGTCCAACAACACGTCGCGATCGTCCTCGCGGCAGGCCAACGACAGTCCGAAACTGGAACAGCAActgcagcagcagcaggaTTGTGTCAAAAAGGAGGAATGCTACGAGGTCAGCGGCGACAAGAACGACGCCGAGCGCGGCGGCAGCGCGTCGCCGCCGACCGTCGAGGTGACGtgcaacggcggcggcgacgacggcggcgacggcgtcgtcgtcgacggTGGCCAACAGGAACGCAATTCCCCGGAGGTGGCAGCGCCGACGTCGACAACCGTGGAGAACGATGTCAAGGAGGAACCAAAGAGCAACGATGTCCAGAAGACGACGTCTAACCTTAAGAGGTCCGTCAAGGCCGAGCGTAAGCAGCGCCTGTTCGCGAGGACGGACGACCGTATGGACATCGAGATCAAGTTCGAGGACTACCAGCAGAGCGGCAAGGACGAGCGGGAGAAGCGCGAGGAAACTGGACAACGGTCCAGCGAGGATCGCGAGGACGAGGACGCCGGTAGGAGCTCGTCGACGAACACGTCCCCGACTCCGTCCAACGTAAACAACACTAGTGGATTCCGTAGCGCCAGGCGGAAG AGAGCCAGAAAAGTATTTGATCCTTCGGATAACAACCTGGTAAAGCGCAAACGAGGTAGACcaggtaataataaaaatttgttgatgCAAGACTCTCAGGATTCGGTTACTAAGCCAACTGTCAAAGACGGACCGTGCAGGCAGTGCAGCCTGTGTGCCAAAGAGAAACTGGAGGCTCTCGTAGCTTGCAGGGATTGTACAGTGCGAG CACATCCGAGTTGCATTTACAGTCCAGAGGAGTTACTACAGAAAGCTAATAGCAATTGGCAGTGCGAGCGCTGTAAAACCTGTACCGTATGCTGCGAGACCTCCGACGCT GGTCCATTAGTGACGTGTTATAGCTGCGACGATGCCTATCACTATTTCTGTCACACGTCTCGCGTCACGATAAAATCGAACTCCAAATGGTATTGCAACGAGTGCACGCAGAAACAGCAGTGCAAGACGACCGACAGTCAGAACACTAATTCGGTCAACGGAACAAGCAGACCGGACAGCCCGTCCAGTACAACTATTTTACCGCCGGTTCTGAGTCCGCAGGTTTCTCCTACGAGGGGTTCCTCCGATCAGATGGAAGACGATGGTCCTAAAGGACCCATCGATCTGAATATTCCCGACGCGAGGAGTTGGACTTCCGAGCAAGTGTATCAATATTTTGCTAGATTGTTTCCCAAAGAAGCCGAAGTCTTCCGACAGCAG GAGATAGACGGCCACGCGCTTTTAATGATGAGTCGAAAGGATGTTTTGTGCGGACTTAATTTACTGCTCGGCCCTGCCCTGAAGATATTCCGACACGTTTTGAAGCTTCAATTTCGTAGAGACGATCCCGAATTATATTGGCAATAA
- the Lint-o gene encoding uncharacterized protein Lint-o isoform X3, which yields MTKMQEDPVQAAPRITHEDHILEAIDQLRRRKARPDADRICNYLLRNYAVDARDTIADLHRLIEVEKVIQVDYKGNTSYRNAKKWTRLQLFKNRPEGFLKEKLNTGMVSSAVSELVVEEPDYLDQGVPACRLIEHLLDGVSSPTSRRVVEEFLGREVASGNLARLSNGNYSLVATSDMTTDATQSRRGGAADTQPSSSAAVACALENGNATQRRVGKVAATNGTVTNGTNGLTPKVAKTTAAATATATATATSTAAELYEFNETDNLTDTTSNNTSRSSSRQANDSPKLEQQLQQQQDCVKKEECYEVSGDKNDAERGGSASPPTVEVTCNGGGDDGGDGVVVDGGQQERNSPEVAAPTSTTVENDVKEEPKSNDVQKTTSNLKRSVKAERKQRLFARTDDRMDIEIKFEDYQQSGKDEREKREETGQRSSEDREDEDAGRSSSTNTSPTPSNVNNTSGFRSARRKRARKVFDPSDNNLVKRKRGRPGNNKNLLMQDSQDSVTKPTVKDGPCRQCSLCAKEKLEALVACRDCTVRAHPSCIYSPEELLQKANSNWQCERCKTCTVCCETSDAGPLVTCYSCDDAYHYFCHTSRVTIKSNSKWYCNECTQKQQCKTTDSQNTNSVNGTSRPDSPSSTTILPPVLSPQVSPTRGSSDQMEDDGPKGPIDLNIPDARSWTSEQVYQYFARLFPKEAEVFRQQEIDGHALLMMSRKDVLCGLNLLLGPALKIFRHVLKLQFRRDDPELYWQ from the exons ATGACGAAGATGCAGGAGGACCCGGTGCAGGCGGCGCCGCGGATCACGCACGAGGACCACATACTCGAGGCGATCGATCAGCTCCGTCGGCGCAAAGCGCGCCCGGATGCCGATCGCATCTGCAACTATCTCCTACGGAACTACGCGGTGGACGCGCGCGACACGATCGCCGATCTTCATCGGCTGATCGAGGTCGAGAAGGTGATCCAGGTCGATTACAAGGGTAACACCAGTTACCGCAACGCGAAGAAGTGGACGCGGCTGCAGCTCTTCAAGAATCGACCGGAGGGCTTCCTCAAGGAGAAACTCAACACGGGCATGGTATCGAGCGCGGTCTCCGAGCTCGTGGTCGAGGAGCCCGATTACCTTGACCAGGGCGTCCCGGCCTGTCGCCTGATCGAGCATCTCCTCGACGGCGTCTCGAGcccgacgtcgcgtcgcgtggTCGAGGAGTTTCTCGGTCGGGAGGTCGCGAGCGGCAATCTCGCGCGCCTGTCCAACGGCAATTACTCGCTGGTGGCGACGTCCGACATGACGACGGACGCGACACAGTCGcgacgcggcggcgcggcCGACACGCAGCCGTCCTCCTCCGCGGCGGTCGCCTGCGCCCTGGAGAACGGCAACGCGACGCAACGGCGTGTCGGTAAGGTGGCTGCTACCAACGGCACCGTCACCAATGgcaccaacggcttaacgccCAAGGTGGCCAAGACAACGGCAGCGGCGACGGCCACGGCCACGGCAACGGCAACGTCCACCGCGGCGGAGCTCTACGAGTTCAACGAGACGGATAACCTTACCGACACCACGTCCAACAACACGTCGCGATCGTCCTCGCGGCAGGCCAACGACAGTCCGAAACTGGAACAGCAActgcagcagcagcaggaTTGTGTCAAAAAGGAGGAATGCTACGAGGTCAGCGGCGACAAGAACGACGCCGAGCGCGGCGGCAGCGCGTCGCCGCCGACCGTCGAGGTGACGtgcaacggcggcggcgacgacggcggcgacggcgtcgtcgtcgacggTGGCCAACAGGAACGCAATTCCCCGGAGGTGGCAGCGCCGACGTCGACAACCGTGGAGAACGATGTCAAGGAGGAACCAAAGAGCAACGATGTCCAGAAGACGACGTCTAACCTTAAGAGGTCCGTCAAGGCCGAGCGTAAGCAGCGCCTGTTCGCGAGGACGGACGACCGTATGGACATCGAGATCAAGTTCGAGGACTACCAGCAGAGCGGCAAGGACGAGCGGGAGAAGCGCGAGGAAACTGGACAACGGTCCAGCGAGGATCGCGAGGACGAGGACGCCGGTAGGAGCTCGTCGACGAACACGTCCCCGACTCCGTCCAACGTAAACAACACTAGTGGATTCCGTAGCGCCAGGCGGAAG AGAGCCAGAAAAGTATTTGATCCTTCGGATAACAACCTGGTAAAGCGCAAACGAGGTAGACcaggtaataataaaaatttgttgatgCAAGACTCTCAGGATTCGGTTACTAAGCCAACTGTCAAAGACGGACCGTGCAGGCAGTGCAGCCTGTGTGCCAAAGAGAAACTGGAGGCTCTCGTAGCTTGCAGGGATTGTACAGTGCGAG CACATCCGAGTTGCATTTACAGTCCAGAGGAGTTACTACAGAAAGCTAATAGCAATTGGCAGTGCGAGCGCTGTAAAACCTGTACCGTATGCTGCGAGACCTCCGACGCT GGTCCATTAGTGACGTGTTATAGCTGCGACGATGCCTATCACTATTTCTGTCACACGTCTCGCGTCACGATAAAATCGAACTCCAAATGGTATTGCAACGAGTGCACGCAGAAACAGCAGTGCAAGACGACCGACAGTCAGAACACTAATTCGGTCAACGGAACAAGCAGACCGGACAGCCCGTCCAGTACAACTATTTTACCGCCGGTTCTGAGTCCGCAGGTTTCTCCTACGAGGGGTTCCTCCGATCAGATGGAAGACGATGGTCCTAAAGGACCCATCGATCTGAATATTCCCGACGCGAGGAGTTGGACTTCCGAGCAAGTGTATCAATATTTTGCTAGATTGTTTCCCAAAGAAGCCGAAGTCTTCCGACAGCAG GAGATAGACGGCCACGCGCTTTTAATGATGAGTCGAAAGGATGTTTTGTGCGGACTTAATTTACTGCTCGGCCCTGCCCTGAAGATATTCCGACACGTTTTGAAGCTTCAATTTCGTAGAGACGATCCCGAATTATATTGGCAATAA
- the LOC139811021 gene encoding uncharacterized protein → MCDLIDLNSPDVRGALEPAKLASPLIPPPEGVECDDGTGTESATGKREGDGNNNPFDRALHETVEYVSKKNDPFEVMLQRALRSKEWKSSQSVDFTDDFTPRRKKRYLKTMNKTLGVLDESLLESRFGLFGVDKREAKIRTGSVDNDARNTYVRDGKAADDASVIEQEHKVSVDGPDSLELSILSQSAMNDTLFLSCANPEENGRVSPSLEKDTWFGGFAFPSNAKHLKPPNVQRSLSQGAGKSPKGLLGLNRRSQSMTDGRRRASQSTSSTVSSVLDRAFLESKLSERSVFYNLSNASSITKLTSASLSSSVLSNDAMNNAFLDDGSLKSSQEKMNASESFVDIKPRQYDLSDLAERLNKLKYTVNDTTNTSSVTKNDSNSTKEENNKRTPNNKLIDVDVFVPEQNKEFNKSSSSTCSSDSVFANTSKVDRSILNEAKVLARTFEELALKTDSGSGTDDDLISNNTLWMSALLPAFDDEPVVDDLIDLPVSPEGYSRDIRNNDKRQSSTSSDSAEENLLKKLEFTGVSVVKQDVSSLLSDLRKLINAESNTEAKKLLDNLENILDVNYKNNTELLVTCLNISNKSQSSQKMPLDSIERSDKSSTDKSEEGSDKVSSSEKLCNNEKSPDINCTPENTSQDIVSSSQKSSVTSSSCKDSNEDRTSSANSSDLTEHSKLDKEKDDQVDKKIAVELLINLQKLLSGQTEDDATIQLLKTIGKVLNTALNNNIGNEMQANCTRKQNVQQTTLVRASQSGRNAYSSALSTRVAQRRSLEPKSKTVRRSVSAVESSPKSTSNTQIRRRGDTSELENRQKRFSSDPGFINNLSSKKLAIPERNNTRKAEAAEPGNKKEKSMGISDVKNKLKKRSDVVSKRGPMKAVHPVDNMQNKRASVARQRTSFQITTPPNSDKTTPLGNKIISSTPNSDNNCVPKKSAKSKPIASSTPDGQKSKNAPLTSVNKKRNLSCDISPVTTYVNMSGSDEQKGSPKRTSKLPTPKKCTTPTRQRTDAYGIPRFLTPPRNHSSLNTNNPQSPQRLNRSLINFHRYSPVSEKQNAGKIRQSPLKESNRVSAKVKPLNLISKIKRHSTGDFAEKENNYA, encoded by the exons ATGTGCGATTTGATAGACCTGAACAGTCCGGACGTGAGGGGTGCGCTGGAGCCGGCGAAGCTTGCGTCGCCGCTGATCCCGCCGCCGGAGGGTGTCGAGTGCGACGACGGAACGGGCACGGAGTCGGCGACGGGGAAGCGCGAGGGCGACGGTAATAACAATCCGTTCGACCGAGCGCTGCACGAGACCGTCGAGTACGTCAGCAAGAAGAACGATCCCTTCGAGGTGATGCTGCAGCGAGCCCTGAGGTCCAAAGAATGGAAAAGCTCGCAGTCCGTGGACTTTACGGACGACTTTACACCGAGGCGTAAGAAGAGGTACTTGAAAACGATGAACAAGACGTTGGGTGTGCTCGACGAGTCGTTGCTCGAAAGCAGGTTCGGCTTGTTCGGCGTAGACAAGAGGGAAGCGAAGATCAGGACGGGGAGTGTCGATAACGATGCGAGAAACACTTACGTCCGCGATGGCAAAGCGGCAGACGATGCGTCTGTCATCGAGCAAGAGCATAAGGTATCTGTTGATGGACCGGACTCGCTCGAGTTGTCCATCTTAAGTCAATCTGCGATGAATGACACGCTGTTCCTGAGCTGTGCTAACCCCGAGGAGAATGGCAGGGTGTCACCTTCCTTGGAGAAGGATACTTGGTTCGGAGGATTTGCCTTTCCTTCAAACGCCAAACATCTTAAGCCGCCAAATGTTCAGCGTTCGTTGTCGCAGGGAGCTGGAAAGTCCCCGAAAGGATTGCTGGGTCTGAATAGGAGATCGCAATCCATGACGGATGGCCGTAGGAGAGCCTCGCAGAGCACCAGCAGCACCGTGTCGTCTGTCCTGGACAGGGCGTTCTTAGAAAGTAAACTGAGCGAACGGTCTGTATTCTACAATCTATCGAACGCCTCGTCTATAACGAAATTGACTTCTGCTTCGCTGTCGTCGTCGGTACTGTCGAACGATGCTATGAACAACGCTTTCCTGGATGACGGTTCGTTGAAAAGCAGTCAGGAGAAGATGAATGCCAGCGAAAGTTTTGTGGATATAAAGCCGAGGCAGTACGACTTATCGGATTTGGCGGAAAGACTtaacaaattgaaatatacTGTGAACGATACGACCAATACTTCGAGTGTAACGAAGAATGACTCCAATTCCACGaaagaggaaaataataaacggaccccgaataataaattgatagaTGTCGATGTATTCGTGCCAGAACAAAATaaggaatttaataaaagctcATCTTCCACTTGTTCTTCAGACTCTGTATTTGCT AATACAAGTAAAGTCGATCGGTCAATCCTGAATGAGGCTAAGGTGCTTGCAAGGACTTTTGAGGAATTAGCATTAAAAACAGATTCTGGAt CTGGTACGGATGATGATTTAATTTCGAATAATACTCTATGGATGTCAGCATTATTACCGGCATTTGATGATGAACCTGTAGTAGatgatttaattgatttaCCTGTCTCGCCAGAAGGATACTCGAGAGACATTAGAAACAATGATAAGAGGCAATCTTCTACAAGTAGTGATAGCGcggaagaaaatttattgaaaaaactgGAATTTACCGGTGTTTCTGTTGTAAAACAAGATGTATCTTCGTTATTGTCAGAtctcagaaaattaattaatgcagaAAGTAATACAGAAGCTAAGAAATTACTTGATAATCTGGAAAACATTTTggatgttaattataaaaataatacagagTTATTAGTAActtgtttaaatatatcaaataagtcACAGAGTTCTCAGAAAATGCCCTTAGATAGCATCGAAAGATCCGATAAATCAAGTACAGATAAAAGCGAGGAAGGAAGCGATAAGGTATCATCCTCAGAAAAGCTCTGTAATAACGAAAAGTCGCCAGACATAAACTGTACACCGGAAAATACATCGCAAGACATTGTCAGTAGTTCTCAGAAATCATCGGTTACATCTTCATCCTGCAAAGATAGTAACGAAGATCGTACGAGTAGTGCAAATTCATCTGACTTGACGGAACACAGCAAGCTTGATAAAGAGAAAGATGATCAGGTAGATAAAAAGATAGCGGTAGAATTGCTAATAAATCTCCAGAAATTATTGAGCGGTCAAACTGAGGATGATGCAACGATACAGTTACTTAAAACTATAGGAAAAGTGTTGAATACcgcattaaataataacattggAAATGAAATGCAAGCCAATTGCACTAGGAAACAAAATGTTCAACAGACTACACTTGTAAGAGCGTCACAATCTGGTCGTAATGCGTATTCGTCCGCACTATCGACAAGAGTAGCACAAAGACGAAGCTTGGAGCCAAAATCTAAA ACAGTTAGAAGAAGTGTATCCGCAGTCGAGTCATCACCCAAGAGTACGTCAAACACACAAATACGCAGACGTGGGGACACATCTGAATTGGAGAATCGCCAAAAACGTTTTTCAAGCGACCCCGGATTCATTAACAATCTATCAAGTAAAAAACTTGCGATTCCAGAAAGGAACAATACAAGAAAAg CGGAAGCTGCAGAGCCTGGTAACAAAAAGGAGAAATCTATGGGTATAAGCGATGTTAAAAATAAGCTGAAGAAAAGATCGGACGTAGTCAGTAAAAGAGGTCCTATGAAAGCAGTGCATCCTGTAGAtaacatgcaaaataaaagaG CATCAGTCGCGAGACAAAGGACATCTTTTCAAATCACTACTCCACCAAACTCCGACAAAACTACTCCACTgggtaataaaataatcagcAGCACCCCTAATTCGGATAATAATTGCGTGCCTAAGAAATCTGCAAAATCCAAACCGATAGCCTCGTCAACGCCGGACGGCCAAAAAAGCAAGAACGCACCGTTGACGtctgttaataaaaaacgtaaCCTTTCCTGTGATATTTCGCCGGTGACTACGTATGTAAACATGAGCGGCAGCGATGAACAGAAGGGCAGTCCTAAAAG AACGTCTAAGCTGCCGACCCCGAAGAAATGTACAACACCCACGCGTCAGCGTACGGACGCATACGGCATTCCAAGGTTTCTGACGCCGCCGAGGAATCATTCGTCGCTCAATACGAATAATCCGCAGTCTCCGCAGCGCTTGAACAGGAGCTTAATCAATTTCCACCGATACTCACCTGTGAGCGAGAAACAGAATGCCGGAAAGATACGGCAGAGTCCGCTGAAGGAATCTAACAGAGTCAGTGCGAAAGTCAAGCCGCTTAACTTG ATTTCCAAAATTAAGCGACACAGTACCGGTGATTTTGCCGAGAAGGAGAACAATTACGCGTGA